Within Styela clava chromosome 8, kaStyClav1.hap1.2, whole genome shotgun sequence, the genomic segment aacattaaaatataccttagagttatatatatatatatattatgaaaattcTAGTTGAGGAAATGTTAGAGGAAACAATAATTTCAAATGAGGAATCTTACACTCAGTGGCTCTCAGAGATCCAGGATGAAGCAGGTCGATGAATGTCCAATCCCAgattgtgttattttattttggggaTATTTCAGTTACTTATTATTTCTTCGTCTTCGTTGTTCTAACACATTGCATAAATGGGTCAACATATCTTGatttgttttattctgtatttctTCCTATTATTTGATATTACCATGTGATATCACAATTTCTTCGAGAATTTTTTCTACGGCCTCGTGAACTTCATAAGTGACGAAATTGCATCAGATCTAAACCTAGGAATCACAATTACGCAATCTTTCTATTCTTTTTTCTACTAATTCTTGCTCTGTGTTCCATTGCTTACACCAACGAACTTGTGCATATGTTGTGAGTTGACCGATCTTTTAATTTATTCCTCATTTTCTCTCACTTTGTAAATTCTTCAATGTTGGGTTTAGTTGGAGATGTGGAAGTACATTCTGATAAAGATGAGCAATCTGCCAATACGAACAGCTTGACAGAAaccctaaatattgaaaatacaatTCCGGATAACCAACCTGTTGAAAATGAACAGATAATAAGCGAGGAAAAACAACAGACTATATCAGCAGACCATACTTCTGAGGTTAAAACTTTGGATGATGACAAAGGTTACTAGAAAAATATTACCCTTGCCAACTTTCTTAGTTCTTCtgtttctttcttttttgtatTTACCTGATTCTGagtattttttacattttgaccGATTATCATTTGTTTTTTCCTTTAGTTCCAGTTTTAAGAAGCGTCTTTTTTGCTTGTTTTGACAATTTGTTCGTTTCTATGAGCACCTGCTTCCCCAAGGACCTGCTTCTGTTGACTATTTACAACATATATTGTGAAAAGAGCTGCCTATATTGGGCAACAAACTATATGTCGTAATTACTCACATGTTTATTGACAGAACCCATCACAACACTGCAATCCGACAATAATAACGAAGCACATGATAATCAAGCTTCATGTTTGGACAAGCATGTTGACGAATCCGCAATAGAGATTAACAATTCGCTGGAAGAAGATAATGGTGTTTCAAAACCTCTTGTTAATCAACAATTTGAAATTGGGGAAACAATTACAACAATTTCTGAGAATATAAATGACCAAGGTTCTTCTATTTCCTGCTAACATATTCAAATCTGAAGTTAGTGTTTGATTCCACACAATTATTGTTACAGTAgagaaaataaaagaagaaaataCTGACCTATTACAAGAACATGAATCGGAAAAAAATGCAAAGGCAAAATCTACTTCTGACGATTTAACAAATGCGGATCAGCAAAAAGACATAGGTCTATTATTTACTTCTCACTATCTATAAACCATTTCcgttttttttctattattgtCTTCTCTTTTTCGTTTGTTTCATCGGTCATAAAATCTATTTTCTGCAAACGTTTTGTTTCACACACTTACTTTTATATTCTACTTTTTACATCACATATTTTCCTTTATTGTGTAAGAATTGAAACAGCAATGATTAATGTTTAGCAGCTGAAATTCCTGAAAAGAAGTCAGAAATCGACGATTTTCAATCAACGCAAAGTGATTATGGCAAATCTGTAACTTTGCAAGATGACATTGACGACTCTTCTACTTTGAGAAAACATGAAGCTGCTATCTGTACGGCAGATACTGATGAAAGCGGGATATCAGAAACACCAAAGGAAATAGATTCTCTTGTAGATGGATCTGTTGCAGAACAAGGTTTTATTTCTTGTTTTATACAAATCCAGAAAGAAGTTTTATCGATGAAAACTTGCAAAATATCAGTTTAGTAGTAATATTTGGTGGAAATtaaggaaattaaaaaaataaatcgaaCCAGGGACAGTACAAGGTTATTTCATACATAAGAAGGCTTCGCAAATTGtctattttactatatttattCGTCTAACGCTTCAGACCACAACATGgaatttcaatctgaaaataACAAGCAATCAGATAATGATCAAGCTATAGTATCCGGTAATATATTCAAGATTAACGATCACACAGAGAAAGTAAACGACAGTTCACTTGAAGTAGATATTCGTGATGAACAAATTCTTTCCACCGAACAAGTTAAGGATGAGGAAACTATCAAATCGGTATCGGAAAATATAGATGACCCAGGTTATTCTATTGATTTgtgttaaaaataataaaagttggTATCTTTTTCTTTCACAATATTGTTCTTACAGTGGGGAAATTAGAGGACAAAAATACAAACGTGATAAAAGAAGACGAATCAGAACAAAATGAACAAACACAATCTGTATCTATTGAGTCTTTCGACACGAGTCAGCGAACGCCAGATCTAGGTCTTTGTCTGTACTCTATTTCCTTTTTTCATTCAGTATTTTCTTGCACTATAAACTTTTCATTTTGTCGACtagcaaatttaaattttcacctTGAAATCTATTGTTTCCATTTCCACTTTAATATTGGCGGCCGTATTCGGAGGAACTGAAACAATAACGATTTTGTTTAGCAGTGGACACTTCGGAAACGAAATCGGATAACCTGCTTCCTCAATTGGCGGAAGGTGCTTATGGCGAATCTAAAACTTTCATCGATTCAAACACAGTTGACGCCTTATTATCTCAAGATACTGATAATAATCAGCcttcagaaaaatctgaaaaccAGTCCTCTCAGCAGGTCgttgaaacaaatttattgaaaGATGGATCTGTAGATGACAAAggttttcttttcttttcatatatCTCATTATTAAAATACTATTTTTCTCCTACTGCTTATATATATCTACTATACCGCTTATTCTCCTATTGCTCTTCTCTATTTCTTAATCAGAAGCGGCAATATTACTGCTGAAAAGATTACTTTTTGATATTGTATTCATAAGACAACAGGAAAGTCGTGCTCGCGagttcattttattttacttcGCATTTTAACTTATATGAATAATACTTCGAAATAGTGGACAAAACATCGAAAATTCATGATGTAGCAATAAAGGCAAACGAAGAAGATTTAAATTCCGAGCAAGTAACTAAAAACAAAGACTTAGATTCAGAAGGAAATAGTGTTGTTGCACAAAAGACAGAAAATGATGATATCATCAAATCGTTATCCGAAGATATAAATGTCGCAGGTTCTTTTAATTCTTCCCGACTTATCCAAAAGTAACACTGGTATTTCATATCCTATACTACTTGTTACAGAGGAAAAATTAAAAGATATAAATACTGACAAATTGCAAGAGCACGAATCGCAACAAACTGAACAAGCAGAATCTATCTCTATCgagaaaaataatacaaaacagGAAACAGGTTatatttcttcttctttttttcttcttcattttgcatttatttgCAATCCGCTTTCTTCTGCATAATcgccataatatatatatatatattataaaaaacatgTCTTGGATAAATTAAAACAGCACAAGTTAATGTTTAGAGGCGGAAACTTTGGATAAAGCTGATGCGAATTCCACAGATTTATCGGATCCAAAATCTGAGACATTCGAGCAGATCAAGAACATCGTTAATTCTAACAAAATTAAAGTTGATATATCCGGGGAGGCTGATGTTATTCAAACTTCGGAAGAACCACAGACCCATTTATCACTACATGATAGTCAGAGTATTTTATCGACAAATGGATTTTTATCTGAAAAAGGTTTTACttcttttttttcttcagtTCTGAACTTCTATTTTCCCATGGTCATCTAGCCCTGATACTACTCATAACTTTACAGTCTTCTCAAAAAATGGGACTTACTTACACAGTGATATCTTTTCATCACAGTTAAATGATATTGTTTGTGTATATATAGTCGGGGAAGTGGACGAAAAATTGAAAGACAGTCAAGCAGGAGTAACGACCGACGAGAATACTTTATTAAGTTCAAATGACGGGCAAGTTTCTCCCATTACTCATCTTGTAAATGAAAACCCCGAAACAGAGGAACAAAGTAGTCAGCTGTCACAAATAGATGGTACCGAAACGGTCAACGCTGAACCAGGTTCATTTTCATCTGAACAACCACAATCTAACTCTATCGAGAAAAATGATACAAACCAGGAAACAGATTCAGGTCTATATTTCTTGTTCTGTTATTTTTTCCTTTCTACGTCTTCTGCCTTATTTTGAGCTTAGTTCCAATCCGCTTTCTTTACTGCATAATTAtaccataatatatataattcaaacaCATATATTGGATAAA encodes:
- the LOC120345575 gene encoding uncharacterized protein LOC120345575 isoform X20, whose translation is MGCAGSKGTSTVPQNTAPAGKNGTATKPSKNVEPAAEPKPKPAEEAAASKPEDQAKPESSTGEAEAPKESEQTATQAQEPEKPSESSQIERKSEQPKKMQTPQKDEESVESDRSKGEDNVPKTLLEDAQEILTKSTPEADTFMRNDEPQSGTDIEIKTQDSQSTVHDADALVDSDDSKNKQRADAQKRVDVQAVTNNVETKVEQDINVAAVEEMLEETIISNEESYTQWLSEIQDEAVGDVEVHSDKDEQSANTNSLTETLNIENTIPDNQPVENEQIISEEKQQTISADHTSEVKTLDDDKEPITTLQSDNNNEAHDNQASCLDKHVDESAIEINNSLEEDNGVSKPLVNQQFEIGETITTISENINDQVEKIKEENTDLLQEHESEKNAKAKSTSDDLTNADQQKDIAAEIPEKKSEIDDFQSTQSDYGKSVTLQDDIDDSSTLRKHEAAICTADTDESGISETPKEIDSLVDGSVAEQDHNMEFQSENNKQSDNDQAIVSGNIFKINDHTEKVNDSSLEVDIRDEQILSTEQVKDEETIKSVSENIDDPVGKLEDKNTNVIKEDESEQNEQTQSVSIESFDTSQRTPDLAVDTSETKSDNLLPQLAEGAYGESKTFIDSNTVDALLSQDTDNNQPSEKSENQSSQQVVETNLLKDGSVDDKVDKTSKIHDVAIKANEEDLNSEQVTKNKDLDSEGNSVVAQKTENDDIIKSLSEDINVAEEKLKDINTDKLQEHESQQTEQAESISIEKNNTKQETEAETLDKADANSTDLSDPKSETFEQIKNIVNSNKIKVDISGEADVIQTSEEPQTHLSLHDSQSILSTNGFLSEKVGEVDEKLKDSQAGVTTDENTLLSSNDGQVSPITHLVNENPETEEQSSQLSQIDGTETVNAEPGSFSSEQPQSNSIEKNDTNQETDSAEETLEKPDANSTDLSDPKSETFEQIKDIVDSNKINVDSTNEADVIQTLEEAQTQLSQPDNQNILSTNGFISEKESSPIEQIHNIEPALVPEDIEPILKNEEDNIDSQNTVDSEIHTAEDVVNNENIQLATTNNEVVDSEQKDVPLNKETSIMQSPELTSPKKSESLDETTQKTEADTESQDIEQNVITEQGTIGKDSNDGEHETNISGPTTQESVHSTHTDLQDDSQQQVEEQNATQSHSGKEEQNCPRRDGEELLSSVRSESIPVTNAQVCDINNLEDTLPTRSTGAVGNQESDNEDNDSYPDDEIQQRANTESDEGDKQSYTPNNIDSHQKQEEPNKKQQVDGGAWKFYSLLALKLKQSFSIRVYNAEDNSTNEQKFESNKKSIIAEANDESQAQVEEHNDKTLASETDQSLQRRVNDKFISPRQKTLSSSSEEPTSAPEPAVEEKPEEASTEQASEQAPAEAEPAAAEEPSAPPADEPAADAGAGGGE
- the LOC120345575 gene encoding uncharacterized protein LOC120345575 isoform X23 yields the protein MGCAGSKGTSTVPQNTAPAGKNGTATKPSKNVEPAAEPKPKPAEEAAASKPEDQAKPESSTGEAEAPKESEQTATQAQEPEKPSESSQIERKSEQPKKMQTPQKDEESVESDRSKGEDNVPKTLLEDAQEILTKSTPEADTFMRNDEPQSGTDIEIKTQDSQSTVHDADALVDSDDSKNKQRADAQKRVDVQAVTNNVETKVEQDINVAAVEEMLEETIISNEESYTQWLSEIQDEAVGDVEVHSDKDEQSANTNSLTETLNIENTIPDNQPVENEQIISEEKQQTISADHTSEVKTLDDDKEPITTLQSDNNNEAHDNQASCLDKHVDESAIEINNSLEEDNGVSKPLVNQQFEIGETITTISENINDQVEKIKEENTDLLQEHESEKNAKAKSTSDDLTNADQQKDIAAEIPEKKSEIDDFQSTQSDYGKSVTLQDDIDDSSTLRKHEAAICTADTDESGISETPKEIDSLVDGSVAEQDHNMEFQSENNKQSDNDQAIVSGNIFKINDHTEKVNDSSLEVDIRDEQILSTEQVKDEETIKSVSENIDDPVGKLEDKNTNVIKEDESEQNEQTQSVSIESFDTSQRTPDLAVDTSETKSDNLLPQLAEGAYGESKTFIDSNTVDALLSQDTDNNQPSEKSENQSSQQVVETNLLKDGSVDDKVDKTSKIHDVAIKANEEDLNSEQVTKNKDLDSEGNSVVAQKTENDDIIKSLSEDINVAEEKLKDINTDKLQEHESQQTEQAESISIEKNNTKQETEAETLDKADANSTDLSDPKSETFEQIKNIVNSNKIKVDISGEADVIQTSEEPQTHLSLHDSQSILSTNGFLSEKVGEVDEKLKDSQAGVTTDENTLLSSNDGQVSPITHLVNENPETEEQSSQLSQIDGTETVNAEPGSFSSEQPQSNSIEKNDTNQETDSAEETLEKPDANSTDLSDPKSETFEQIKDIVDSNKINVDSTNEADVIQTLEEAQTQLSQPDNQNILSTNGFISEKDLNDIVYVHIVEEVDENLKDSEKAAVTIDQSNIVSSKDEEVISSTHSVDEIQITEGQNRQLIQLDSAETIKTDNVEPESSPIEQIHNIEPALVPEDIEPILKNEEGNVDQSTDKQINLPLSHPDTVVQSTIFEDDGHKDNIDSQNTVDSEIHTAEDVVNNENIQLATTNNEVVDSEQKDVPLNKETSIMQSPELTSPKKSESLDETTQKTEADTESQDIEQNVITEQGTIGKDSNDGEHETNISGPTTQESVHSTHTDLQDDSQQQVEEQNATQSHSGKEEPTSAPEPAVEEKPEEASTEQASEQAPAEAEPAAAEEPSAPPADEPAADAGAGGGE